In a genomic window of Balaenoptera ricei isolate mBalRic1 chromosome 3, mBalRic1.hap2, whole genome shotgun sequence:
- the GPR151 gene encoding G-protein coupled receptor 151: MERGMLTAALADSNSSTMNGSFAHLHFAGGYLPSDSKDWRTIVPALLVAVCLVGFVGNLCVIGILLHSAWKGKPSMIHSLILNLSLADLSLLMFSAPVRATAYSRGVWDLGWFVCKSSDWFIHTCMAAKSLTIVAVAKVCFMYACDPAKQENIHNCTIWSVLAAIWVVASLLPLPEWFFSTTRHHAGVEMCLMDVPAMAEEFMSTFGKLYPLLVFCLPLFFAGFYFWRAYGRCQKQGTKTQNLRSQMRSKQLTVMLLSIAITSAILWLPEWIAWLWMWHLKAGGPAPPQGFIALSQVLMFSISSANPLIFLVMSEEFKEGLKGLWKWMITKKHPTASESQETPAGNSQVLRDNVPSPESPSSIPEKEKTGSPSSSKEKTEKAEIPILPDVEQFWHERDTVPCVQDNDPIPWEHEDQETGGGDK, translated from the coding sequence ATGGAAAGGGGAATGCTGACAGCTGCCTTGGCAGACTCCAACTCCAGCACCATGAACGGGTCCTTTGCTCACCTCCACTTTGCCGGCGGGTACCTGCCCTCTGACTCCAAGGACTGGAGGACCATAGTCCCAGCTCTCTTGGTGGCTGTCTGCCTGGTGGGCTTCGTGGGGAATCTGTGTGTGATTGGCATCCTCCTCCACAGTGCTTGGAAAGGAAAGCCATCCATGATCCACTCCCTGATTCTGAATCTCAGCCTGGCTGATCTCTCTCTCCTGATGTTTTCTGCACCTGTCCGAGCTACAGCATACTCCAGAGGTGTTTGGGATCTAGGCTGGTTTGTCTGCAAATCCTCTGACTGGTTCATCCACACGTGCATGGCAGCCAAGAGCCTGACAATCGTTGCAGTGGCCAAAGTATGCTTCATGTATGCATGTGACCCAGCCAAGCAAGAAAATATCCACAACTGCACCATCTGGTCGGTGCTGGCAGCCATCTGGGTTGTGGCTAGCCTGCTACCCCTGCCAGAATGGTTCTTTAGCACCACCAGGCATCACGCAGGTGTGGAAATGTGCCTCATGGATGTACCCGCTATGGCCGAAGAGTTCATGTCCACGTTTGGTAAGCTCTACCCTCTCCTGGTATTTTGCCTTCCGTTATTCTTTGCCGGCTTTTATTTCTGGAGAGCTTATGGCCGATGTCAGAAACAAGGAACTAAGACTCAAAATCTCAGGAGCCAGATGCGCTCAAAGCAACTCACAGTGATGTTGCTGAGCATTGCCATCACCTCCGCTATTCTGTGGCTCCCTGAATGGATAGCGTGGCTGTGGATGTGGCACCTGAAGGCTGGAGGCCCGGCCCCACCGCAAGGTTTTATAGCCCTGTCTCAAGTACTAatgttttccatctcttcagCAAATCCTCTCATTTTTCTAGTGATGTCAGAGGAGTTCAAGGAAGGCTTAAAAGGCTTATGGAAATGGATGATAACCAAAAAACATCCAACTGCTTCAGAGTCTCAGGAAACACCCGCTGGTAACTCACAGGTCCTTCGTGACAATGTTCCATCTCCAGAATCCCCATCATCCAtaccagagaaagagaaaactggctCTCCCTCATCCAGCAAAGAGAAAACCGAGAAGGCAGAGATTCCCATCCTCCCTGATGTAGAGCAGTTTTGGCATGAGAGAGACACAGTCCCTTGTGTACAGGACAATGACCCTATCCCCTGGGAACACGAAGATCAAGAGACAGGAGGTGGTGATAAATAg